The stretch of DNA GTAATATTAGAGCGCGTGTAAGATCAAATGGAATCTGAATTAATCATATTTGTGCAAATTACAAACCAGGCGGTGGGCACGAAGTTGCTTCTGGAGCAACATGTCATTCAAAACGTGAAATGAAGGCGTTAATTGAAGACTTAAAAGCTGAGGTTTTAAAACATGATAATAATTAGCAATGAGAGACTTGAAATTTTTAAAAAAATTGAAGAAAAAATTAAAAGTCATAATAATATTGTAATTTTTCATCACATTAGACCAGATGGTGACTGTTTGGGTTCACAATTTGGGATGAAAAATTTAATTGAAGAAAATTTTCCAGATAAAAAAGTTTATACAGTTGGAGATACAAAAGGTATTTATCCTTATTTAGATTTTCCAATGGATGATCTAGAACTTAAAAAGTTAGACGATTCATTAGCAATTATTGTTGATGCTAATTTTAAAGAAAGATTAGAATGCCGTGAATATTTAGATAATAATATTTTTGACGAAGTAATTAGAATTGATCACCATCCAAATGATGATGATTTAAATGCTTCATTAGTTTGAGTTGATAGATATTCACCTGCTGCTGCTCAACAAGTTGCTGAAATTGCTTATGGTCTAAATTGAAGAGTTAATGAAAAAGCTGCAACTTATTTATATTTAGGAATTTACACCGATTCTGTAAGATTAACAACTAATTTAACTAATGATAAAACAATGTTTTTAGTTGCTTGATTATGATCAAAAGGTGCCCAAAAAGATTTATTACATGAAAACATGGCTAAAAAATCTTTGGAAGACATTCGTATTAATGCCTTCATTCAACAAAATATGAAAATTAAGAATGGTATTGTATCATTTTACTTTTCTCTAGAAGATCAAATAAAACTTGGTATTAACGACCCTTTAAAGGCAAACCGTCCTTTTGTACTATCTTCAATTGATGATAATAAAGCCTGAGTATTTTTTACACAAGAAAAAGAAAACCAAATCAGATGTGAATTTAGATCAACTGGAGCATGTGTAAGAAATGTTGCTGTTAAATGAGGCGGTGGTGGACACCACAGAGCTTCTGGTGCGCAAATTAAAGATGAAAATCTAATTCCTCAAATTGTTTCTGATTTAGAAAAAGAAATAACAATTTTAGAAAATTACGATAATAATTAAAATTAATTAATAGTATTAAAATATTCAAACTACAACCTTTTTGTAAGGTTGTTTTTTAAACAAATAGTCAAAAAATGTCATTTTCACCTTTTCCAAGTCGTTTGGTTTAAAATTAGAATATAAACAAAATTTACTAAAGGAGATTATGAAGAGGATATATATGCTGATTTCTAAACAAAAAATAAGTTATTATCTATTTACACTAATATCTTTAATCATCGGTATTAGTATGTTAGTATTTAGAGATTTTTTTGACATGCTTAGTTATTATGCTCACGTTGGCTTAATATTTGCTATACCATTATGAATGACAATTAATATTTTAATCACACAAAATAAAGATGATTTAAGAAAGTTCTTCTCCTTTAAGAAAAAAAGCTGATTTTTATCAAATGAACATAAATTAACAATTTTAAATTTTGCATTTTCATTATTTATTATCGTTAGTTATTGAGTTTTATTCTTTGCTGGTTTTCAATTAACTAGAAAAATAATATTTTATTCACCGGAATTTGCAATAGCAATGTGCATTTTAACTTTATGAATGTTATATCAATTAAGCCTTGTTATTAAGAAAGTAAATAAGATTAAATTATTCTTAGTTATTGTTAATGTTATTAACCTAAGTTTATTCTTATTGTTTCTAATTAGTTTTATAACTTGACTTTCATTATATTTAACTATAGGAAAAACAAACCCTGATTTTTACGATGTAGAATATAATTACTTTAGCATTTGTATAAATATTTTTACATTATCAGGTATTCTTTTTGTCTTTTCAAAATTGCTTTTATTTACTTACTTAAAAATGAATAATAATTCAATTAAAGCAAGCATTTTTCCTATATTACATTTTAAAAATATAAATATAGCAACCGAAAAAAACGAGAAATTAAATTTAGCACTTTGAATAATAAATTCATTATTTATAACCTTAATATCTTCATTAGTTTTATTTTTATTTTTTTATGTTCAAACTCCAATTATTGTTTTATTTATTTTAATAGTTTTCTCATTTATTACTAAAGCACTTAGCATTTCTTATCAAAATGAAATCAATAACTTTCAAAAGATGAAATGCTTTCAAATTAAATAATTAATATAAATAAGATATTTTGTAATGCCTAAACATTAAACAAAATAAAACCGACCCCTGGCCGGTTTTTTCATTATTTTAAATTTCAAAATTATTTTTTTAAAAAATTCTTTTCGTAAATATAATCATCGGCTGTATGATAAATTTGTCTTATGTAATCAAAATAAGTTTTATACTTTTTAAAATCACCTTTTCATACAAATTTCTTATTTAAACTTTTTGAAAAATCAATGACTAAATATAAATCAAAATATCCAAATTCCTTAATTCCATC from Mycoplasmopsis arginini encodes:
- a CDS encoding DHH family phosphoesterase; amino-acid sequence: MIIISNERLEIFKKIEEKIKSHNNIVIFHHIRPDGDCLGSQFGMKNLIEENFPDKKVYTVGDTKGIYPYLDFPMDDLELKKLDDSLAIIVDANFKERLECREYLDNNIFDEVIRIDHHPNDDDLNASLVWVDRYSPAAAQQVAEIAYGLNWRVNEKAATYLYLGIYTDSVRLTTNLTNDKTMFLVAWLWSKGAQKDLLHENMAKKSLEDIRINAFIQQNMKIKNGIVSFYFSLEDQIKLGINDPLKANRPFVLSSIDDNKAWVFFTQEKENQIRCEFRSTGACVRNVAVKWGGGGHHRASGAQIKDENLIPQIVSDLEKEITILENYDNN